Proteins found in one Arachis stenosperma cultivar V10309 chromosome 8, arast.V10309.gnm1.PFL2, whole genome shotgun sequence genomic segment:
- the LOC130946206 gene encoding ankyrin repeat-containing protein BDA1-like: MTSAGKDAYSIERSVLNWKDSAGNTILHIAVLIGNKQAFDFLRKVVRIDAKNLENQTALDLAEARHLLSTRDRTLLNVKAKLVSNILVNNDFNGEITLKKSEFFLIEYILTSGHRITAQISEEQRNAYMVVGTLIATAIYQTVLSPPGGLTQAQGSDNNNLVNATSSLNSTAAGKIVMPHKVYSVVKSLNACIFVGGVIIIYLLMPKPSHVFSSLACMLLLIFIASYFVSESVISP; this comes from the exons ATGACCAGTGCCGGTAAGGATGCTTATTCTATAGAGCGTTCCGTCTTGAACTGGAAGGATTCAGCTGGCAACACTATTTTGCACATAGCAGTACTCATTGGTAACAAACAG GCTTTTGATTTCTTGAGAAAAGTGGTGAGGATAGATGCCAAGAATTTGGAGAACCAAACAGCATTAGACTTGGCTGAAGCTCGTCATCTTTTGTCAACCAGGGACAGAACATTATTGAATGTTAAAGCAAAACTTGTTTCCAATATACTAGTTAATAATGATTTCAACGGTGAAATTACGCTAAAAAAGTCCGAGTTTTTTCTGATTGAATATATTTTAACATCAGGGCATCGCATCACAGCGCAAATAAGTGAAGAACAACGCAACGCTTACATGGTAGTTGGTACTCTGATTGCAACCGCAATTTATCAAACGGTTCTGAGTCCCCCTGGTGGGCTGACACAGGCTCAGGGTAGCGACAATAATAATCTTGTAAACGCTACTTCATCCCTCAATTCTACTGCAGCTGGGAAAATTGTGATGCCACACAAAGTTTACTCTGTTGTTAAATCATTAAACGCTTGCATCTTTGTGGGTGGGGTTATTATCATTTACCTGTTGATGCCAAAACCATCACATGTATTCTCCTCTTTGGCATGTATGTTACTTTTGATCTTTATTGCAAGCTACTTTGTTTCTGAGTCAGTGATATCACCGTAG